From one Spiroplasma endosymbiont of Lasioglossum villosulum genomic stretch:
- the tig gene encoding trigger factor, which yields MILNIIKDEKNGLGKWHVTIDAKTWKDQLAKAENKLIAQVEIPGFRKGKVPTKMAKKHVTEEQTLQTATKAVITIAYDFVLKQKPNLMPTNQPEVNVEKSTIKECEIMFVFDLPAEITIGKYRGIDIVKPVATVNQEEIDTQIKLLQDRFAIFNPKEKGKLEKGDTAVFNFTGFLEGKKFPGGEAKNMELEIGSGKFIPGFEEGMIGMESKSKKTIEVTFPEDYHVPNLKGQLLQFEIELNEIKTKVINEDLEELVKDVNIPDVTTTEQLLENIKKQIEVQKTMTIKEQFMEELIAKIVKDSKIIIPNFAVKNETERLENEFKKQLANQNFTIENYMAATGLSHEEIINEIKKDAIMQLQNFLVIEEIIKQEKIEITEEEVQKQLTTFADQFKISIEEVKANIKDLSLVTTTLKHNKAFDLLWESNGKNQKQTTSA from the coding sequence ATGATATTAAATATTATAAAAGATGAAAAAAATGGTCTTGGAAAATGACATGTTACCATTGATGCTAAAACTTGAAAAGATCAATTGGCAAAAGCTGAAAATAAATTGATTGCACAAGTAGAAATTCCTGGATTTCGTAAAGGAAAAGTTCCTACTAAAATGGCTAAAAAACACGTAACTGAAGAACAAACTTTACAAACAGCAACTAAAGCAGTTATTACTATTGCTTATGATTTTGTCTTAAAACAAAAACCTAACTTAATGCCTACTAATCAACCCGAAGTTAATGTGGAAAAATCTACTATTAAAGAGTGTGAAATAATGTTTGTATTTGATTTACCAGCAGAAATTACTATTGGTAAATATCGTGGTATTGATATAGTAAAACCTGTAGCAACTGTTAATCAAGAAGAAATTGATACTCAAATTAAACTATTACAAGATCGTTTTGCTATTTTTAATCCAAAAGAAAAAGGAAAATTAGAAAAAGGTGATACTGCAGTTTTTAATTTTACTGGTTTTTTAGAAGGTAAAAAATTCCCTGGCGGTGAAGCTAAAAATATGGAATTAGAAATTGGTTCTGGTAAATTTATTCCTGGTTTTGAAGAAGGAATGATCGGTATGGAATCTAAATCTAAAAAAACTATTGAAGTAACTTTCCCAGAAGATTATCATGTTCCAAATTTAAAAGGTCAATTATTACAATTTGAAATTGAATTAAACGAAATAAAAACAAAAGTTATTAATGAAGATTTAGAAGAATTAGTAAAAGATGTTAACATTCCAGATGTTACTACTACTGAACAATTATTAGAAAATATTAAAAAACAAATTGAAGTACAAAAAACAATGACAATTAAGGAACAATTTATGGAAGAACTTATTGCTAAAATTGTTAAAGATTCAAAAATAATAATTCCAAATTTTGCTGTTAAAAATGAAACTGAACGTTTAGAAAATGAATTTAAAAAACAATTAGCTAATCAAAACTTTACAATTGAAAACTATATGGCAGCAACCGGTTTATCTCATGAAGAAATTATTAATGAAATAAAAAAGGATGCAATTATGCAACTTCAGAATTTTTTAGTTATTGAAGAAATTATTAAACAAGAAAAAATAGAAATTACCGAAGAAGAAGTTCAAAAACAATTAACAACATTTGCCGACCAATTTAAAATAAGCATTGAAGAAGTTAAAGCAAATATTAAAGATTTAAGTTTAGTGACTACTACCCTAAAACATAATAAAGCCTTTGATTTATTATGAGAAAGTAACGGTAAAAACCAAAAGCAAACAACAAGTGCTTAA
- a CDS encoding DUF3196 family protein yields the protein MINHDNYYQDIIGKINHLISENKWDQAMKLVKHELEMPYIPIHHEVTLQELHHNITTHIRLNSKNESHEWNLERISHVLMNPFDEDLHPMAFYYLQSHNARLILPTIKIYLTNKNINNINNINKTQLLFILNNQGIDEEIEVIKGHDTFKINPKKITQWQESLVYLKITKIFEDEVHIDNPGIYGICLFLLDSYFENLFPTLPNKNQAAALAAALYIRACSFQFISVKLVESAKKFKTTTTLIKKYLSIMIQQQIT from the coding sequence ATGATAAATCATGACAATTATTATCAAGACATTATTGGTAAAATTAACCACCTCATTAGTGAAAATAAATGAGATCAAGCAATGAAGTTGGTCAAACATGAATTAGAGATGCCTTATATTCCTATTCATCATGAAGTTACATTACAAGAGTTACATCATAATATTACTACTCATATTAGATTAAATAGTAAAAATGAAAGTCATGAGTGAAATTTAGAGAGAATAAGTCATGTATTAATGAATCCATTTGATGAAGATCTTCATCCGATGGCATTTTATTATTTACAAAGTCATAATGCTAGGTTAATTTTGCCAACAATTAAGATTTATCTTACAAATAAAAATATAAATAATATAAATAATATAAATAAAACGCAACTATTATTTATATTAAATAATCAAGGTATTGATGAAGAAATAGAAGTAATAAAAGGTCATGATACATTTAAAATTAATCCAAAAAAAATAACACAATGACAAGAATCACTCGTTTATTTAAAGATTACAAAAATATTTGAAGATGAAGTTCATATTGATAATCCAGGTATTTATGGTATTTGCTTGTTTTTATTGGATAGTTATTTTGAGAATTTGTTTCCAACATTACCTAATAAAAATCAAGCAGCAGCATTAGCAGCTGCTTTGTATATTCGTGCTTGTAGTTTCCAATTTATTAGTGTAAAATTGGTAGAAAGTGCTAAAAAATTTAAAACTACTACTACTTTAATAAAAAAATACTTAAGTATTATGATTCAACAACAAATTACATAA
- a CDS encoding PolC-type DNA polymerase III: protein MNQDLQKLFHEMDFNDVNNEFNHATIKKVQYFHHNQQVIITINLPNFLTTTTLKSFEQHFEKLPVSNINVDFNVSLTADESTVLTYFHYIKTHKLQLLAGIYYSLPDSAINYKNNIITITIHNSIEEKLITNEFLQFINYFQQYGFKKIQLKTKINKAEQPFISYENESKTEISKITNNLKTKITKNNVSKNFSTTTYRKKAKINLEITDPTHSIKDIIGDKPNIIISGKVFKINKFLTKTQKWFYSFWITDYSDAITCKAFINSDQPDEKFDNIKVDDWIKINANSRYDNYSKEQVLWIDDLIIDLNNKNANNNDDAKTKRIEFHTHTKMSAMDGITSASDYINQVTKWGHQAIGFTDHLNVQAYPDIANAAKKHPNLKVMYGVEMDLIPNNISITKNNINTSLLDLEYIVLDLETTGLSTNYHEIIEFGYTIVKDNMILKQDTILIKPNNPIPEHITELTNITNVMLKDKQTLQQILPTIIEIIGNKTIVAHNANFDFVFLQAAMKQLGFMPLNNPVIDTLQLSRAILPQLKYYRLGTICRTYGIKYDDEIAHRADYDANVLAQVFLKMLQQLKTEFNCINLQEINNLINEQINYKLRGEHITIFAKNQLGLKDLYQLVSLSHTKYFYKTPKIISEAINENRKELLIGSSCINGAVFETALNKSEEELIKIMKWFDFIEIQPPAVYKHLIQLGNITKEQLHDTIKKIINNALKLNKLVIATSDAHYLHFHEKIYRDVIINSKAIGGLLHPLFDRKGKVTSYPDQHLRTTNQMLTEFNFLDDPNLINDIVINNPLQLAKQFEMIKPIKDGLFTPSIVNVDTKLRNLCYEQAWNRYGNPLPTYVEKRLTRELDAIITHGFAVVYWIAHKLVEKSLQDGYLVGSRGSVGSSLVATFANITEVNPLQPHYLCPQCKTSEFISNGSYKCGYDLPKKMCSQCNIDLNTDGHDIPFETFLGFDGDKTPDIDLNFSGEYQNKAHDFTKEMFGEENVFRAGTISTIANKTAYGYVKAYAEKIGQSDMRAAKLELLSQGCVGIKRTTGQHPGGIIVVPKEYNINDFTPINFPADDTSSTWKTTHFDFNAIHDNLLKLDILGHVDPTALKMLENLTGIDPKTIPNQDEKVLSLFSNLNSLNITSDDLLGEKTGAIGIPEFGTGFVRKMLSDTLPTSFSELVQISGLSHGTDVWLNNADELISQQGLKLKDVIGCRDDIMTYLVYQGLPAKIAFNIMEDVRKGKGIKQEYEKLMQEKKVPNWYIQSCKKIKYMFPKAHATAYVLMAWRVAWFKVYYPHEYYATYFTTRCEIFDIKTMLQGIGAITNKLKDINNRLRKNDGQKNTVTTKEKDLIPLLEVALEMNARNIKFSNISLEHSDAKLFQVKVINGEKQILPPFITLDGLGEIVANSIVKARSEQAITSKNDLQLRTNITKTNYQLLNELGVLEHLEENTQLMLEL, encoded by the coding sequence ATGAACCAAGATTTGCAAAAACTTTTCCATGAAATGGATTTTAATGATGTTAATAATGAATTTAATCATGCCACTATTAAAAAAGTACAATATTTTCATCATAATCAACAAGTAATAATTACCATCAACTTACCTAATTTTCTAACAACTACTACTTTAAAAAGTTTTGAACAACATTTTGAAAAATTACCTGTTTCGAATATTAATGTCGATTTTAATGTTTCTCTTACTGCTGATGAATCAACTGTATTAACATATTTTCATTATATTAAAACTCATAAATTGCAACTATTAGCTGGCATTTATTATTCTTTACCCGACTCAGCAATTAATTATAAAAATAATATTATTACCATTACTATTCATAATAGTATTGAAGAGAAATTAATAACTAATGAATTTTTACAATTTATTAATTACTTTCAACAATATGGTTTTAAAAAAATTCAATTAAAAACTAAAATAAATAAAGCAGAGCAACCATTTATTAGTTATGAAAATGAATCTAAAACAGAAATTAGCAAAATTACCAACAATTTAAAAACTAAAATTACTAAAAATAATGTAAGTAAAAATTTTAGTACCACTACTTATCGCAAAAAAGCAAAAATTAATTTAGAAATAACAGACCCAACTCATAGTATTAAAGATATCATTGGCGACAAACCCAATATTATTATTAGTGGTAAAGTTTTTAAAATTAATAAATTTTTAACCAAAACTCAAAAATGATTTTATTCATTTTGAATTACTGATTATAGCGATGCAATTACTTGCAAAGCATTTATTAATAGCGATCAACCAGATGAGAAATTTGATAATATTAAAGTTGATGATTGAATAAAAATTAATGCTAATAGTCGTTATGATAATTATAGTAAAGAACAAGTACTATGAATTGATGATTTAATTATCGATTTAAATAATAAAAATGCTAACAATAATGATGATGCTAAAACTAAAAGAATTGAATTTCATACTCATACTAAAATGAGTGCTATGGATGGTATTACTTCAGCAAGTGATTATATCAATCAAGTAACTAAATGAGGACACCAAGCAATTGGTTTTACTGATCACTTAAATGTACAAGCATACCCAGATATTGCTAATGCTGCTAAAAAACATCCAAACTTAAAAGTAATGTATGGTGTTGAAATGGATTTAATCCCCAATAATATTAGTATTACTAAAAATAATATTAATACATCATTATTAGATTTAGAATACATTGTTCTTGACTTAGAAACAACTGGTTTATCAACCAATTATCACGAAATTATTGAATTTGGTTATACAATTGTTAAAGACAATATGATTTTAAAACAAGATACAATTTTAATTAAACCAAATAATCCCATACCTGAACATATTACTGAACTTACTAATATTACCAATGTTATGCTAAAAGATAAACAAACATTACAACAAATATTGCCAACAATTATTGAAATAATTGGTAATAAAACAATAGTTGCTCATAATGCTAACTTTGACTTTGTTTTTTTACAAGCAGCAATGAAACAATTGGGTTTCATGCCTTTAAATAATCCTGTCATTGATACTTTGCAATTATCTAGAGCAATTCTACCACAACTAAAATATTATCGATTAGGTACTATTTGTCGTACTTATGGCATTAAATATGATGATGAAATTGCTCACCGTGCTGATTATGATGCTAATGTATTAGCACAAGTATTTTTAAAAATGTTACAACAATTAAAAACAGAATTTAATTGTATTAATTTACAAGAAATTAATAACTTAATTAATGAACAAATTAATTATAAACTTCGTGGTGAACATATTACTATTTTTGCAAAAAATCAATTAGGTTTAAAAGATTTATATCAATTAGTTTCACTATCTCATACAAAGTATTTTTATAAAACACCAAAAATCATATCAGAAGCAATTAATGAAAATAGAAAAGAATTATTAATTGGTAGTAGTTGTATAAATGGTGCTGTTTTTGAAACAGCATTAAATAAAAGTGAAGAAGAACTAATTAAAATAATGAAGTGATTTGATTTTATTGAAATCCAACCACCTGCTGTTTATAAACACTTAATACAGTTAGGAAATATTACTAAAGAACAATTACATGATACTATTAAAAAAATTATTAATAATGCCCTTAAATTAAATAAATTAGTAATTGCTACTAGCGATGCCCACTATTTACATTTCCATGAAAAAATATATCGTGATGTTATTATTAATAGCAAAGCAATTGGTGGTTTATTGCACCCATTATTTGATCGTAAAGGTAAAGTTACATCATATCCTGATCAACATTTAAGAACTACTAATCAAATGTTAACAGAATTTAATTTTTTAGATGACCCTAATTTAATTAATGATATTGTTATTAATAATCCTTTGCAATTAGCTAAACAATTTGAAATGATTAAACCAATCAAAGATGGCTTATTTACACCAAGTATTGTTAATGTTGATACTAAATTACGTAATCTTTGTTATGAACAAGCATGAAATCGTTACGGTAATCCATTACCAACATATGTAGAAAAACGTTTAACTCGTGAATTAGATGCAATTATTACTCATGGTTTTGCTGTTGTTTATTGAATTGCACACAAATTAGTAGAAAAATCTTTGCAAGATGGTTATCTTGTTGGTAGTCGTGGCTCAGTTGGTTCATCTTTAGTAGCTACTTTTGCTAACATTACTGAGGTTAACCCACTACAACCACACTATTTATGTCCACAATGTAAAACTAGTGAATTTATTAGTAATGGTTCTTATAAGTGTGGTTATGATTTACCAAAAAAAATGTGTTCACAATGCAATATTGATTTAAATACTGATGGTCATGATATTCCTTTTGAAACATTCTTAGGATTTGATGGTGATAAAACACCTGATATTGATTTAAACTTTTCTGGTGAATATCAAAATAAAGCTCATGATTTTACTAAAGAAATGTTTGGTGAAGAAAATGTTTTTCGTGCCGGAACAATTTCAACAATTGCCAATAAAACAGCTTATGGTTATGTTAAAGCTTATGCAGAAAAAATTGGTCAATCAGATATGCGTGCAGCAAAACTAGAGTTACTAAGTCAAGGATGTGTTGGTATTAAAAGAACAACTGGTCAACATCCTGGTGGTATTATTGTTGTACCAAAAGAATATAATATTAATGATTTTACACCAATCAATTTTCCAGCTGATGATACTAGTTCTACATGAAAAACTACCCACTTTGATTTTAATGCTATTCATGATAATTTATTAAAATTAGATATTCTAGGTCATGTTGATCCAACAGCATTAAAAATGTTAGAAAATTTAACTGGTATTGATCCAAAAACAATTCCTAATCAAGATGAAAAAGTTTTATCATTATTTTCTAATTTAAATTCCTTAAATATTACTAGTGATGATTTACTTGGCGAAAAAACAGGAGCAATTGGTATCCCTGAATTTGGTACTGGTTTTGTTCGTAAAATGTTAAGTGATACATTACCTACTTCATTTTCTGAATTAGTACAAATATCTGGTTTATCACATGGTACTGACGTTTGATTAAATAATGCTGATGAATTAATTTCACAACAAGGTTTAAAACTAAAAGATGTAATCGGTTGTCGTGATGATATTATGACTTATTTAGTATATCAAGGCTTACCAGCAAAAATTGCTTTTAATATTATGGAAGATGTCCGTAAAGGAAAAGGCATTAAACAAGAATATGAAAAGTTAATGCAAGAAAAGAAAGTTCCTAATTGATACATTCAATCTTGCAAAAAAATTAAATATATGTTTCCTAAAGCACACGCTACTGCTTATGTATTAATGGCATGAAGAGTAGCTTGATTTAAAGTTTATTATCCACATGAATATTATGCTACTTATTTTACAACAAGATGCGAAATTTTTGATATTAAAACTATGTTACAAGGTATTGGTGCTATTACTAATAAATTAAAAGATATTAATAACAGATTAAGAAAAAATGATGGTCAAAAAAATACAGTTACTACTAAAGAAAAAGATTTAATCCCATTATTAGAAGTGGCATTAGAAATGAATGCTAGAAATATTAAATTTAGCAATATTAGTTTAGAACATTCTGATGCTAAACTTTTTCAAGTTAAAGTAATAAATGGTGAAAAACAAATTTTACCACCATTTATTACTTTAGATGGATTGGGTGAAATTGTGGCTAATTCAATTGTTAAAGCAAGGAGTGAACAAGCAATTACTTCAAAAAATGATTTACAACTACGAACTAATATTACTAAAACTAATTATCAACTATTAAATGAGTTAGGAGTATTAGAACATTTAGAAGAAAATACACAATTAATGTTAGAATTATAA